GATACATGTTCAAGTCGCTCTCTCTTAAAGAAAGGGATTACTTTTTTCTCCAGATAGAGGATATCACCGACCTGAAGATCGCCGAAAACACGATAGCGCAGCTCGCCCATTATGACGGCGAGACAGGTCTTCCCAACTATATTCTCTTCAGGGATCGCCTCAACATGTCCATATTCAGGGGAAAAAGACATTCTGACCTCTCGATGATTGCCGCGATGGAGATCAAAATCGGCTCCAGAAACGACTCGATTCCGGAGCTGCTTATCATAGATCTGGCCCAGGAGCTTTCGCGGAACATAAGGAAAAGCGATACGCTTTGCAGGTTTTCGAGAAGGGAGTTTCTTCTGCTAGCCGAAGAATTGAAGAGGCCGGAAGACGCGGAAAGTATATTGAAAAAACTGAAAGAAACTTTTGAATCGTGGAAGCGCGATATACCCGGCTGCTCCTTCGACTTGAGTTTCGGCTACTCACTGCTGCCGGTAGATGGAGTCGATCCCGAGACTTT
This portion of the Mesotoga infera genome encodes:
- a CDS encoding diguanylate cyclase domain-containing protein, with the protein product MESETNAGEELDLMKYAINNLDCGFMIYDDKSNLLYANDVGIELTNKCEEKIKDKIRELVASEKPLSGRFECNQKERGGRSFRYMFKSLSLKERDYFFLQIEDITDLKIAENTIAQLAHYDGETGLPNYILFRDRLNMSIFRGKRHSDLSMIAAMEIKIGSRNDSIPELLIIDLAQELSRNIRKSDTLCRFSRREFLLLAEELKRPEDAESILKKLKETFESWKRDIPGCSFDLSFGYSLLPVDGVDPETLVSKAFGAIKEK